One window from the genome of Bacteroidota bacterium encodes:
- a CDS encoding T9SS-dependent M36 family metallopeptidase, translating into MLIRNTFATRFALALMLGMVLGVGTTMAQDYSAAAMTYFQNNSEKYGLSRKDLSELIVTDVTPSEGGTIQHVYLRQGVQGIGIYGAELSATFVPGGKVVSPWAHGVAGAHSKVNASVPSLNQRDAIAAAARHLGLQAPEGLAELLRLNTADLAIRFNGANVSQEEIPVRLVYFQSDAQTLRLAWDLNILPHGKGDHWWSLKIDAVNGDLLEKYDWTAHCKFDGGPVSYSKHSHAESCDEPAFAPFLPPLPNSYNVFKEPIESPSHGVRTNVTAPWNLTYSPYGWHDTNGANGNEYTITRGNNVWAMEDANGNDGTGTSPDGGPTLSFDFPLNFNGQPSTYQSAAVTNLFYWNNKIHDVWAKYGFDAPGGNFQQNNYGQGGTGNDYVIADAQDGGGMDNANFATPAEGTRPRMQMYLWTGQQTVNFLVNSPPVIAGSYNAVPAQFGPTPPVIPLTRDLVLVSDGTSNASLGCNALTNGGALNNKIALIDRGTCTFVQKVQNAQNAGAVACVVCNNVAGSPIVMGGTSTTINIPSVMISLADCNLLKAQLAAPCNVTLSSPGVAYNRDGDFDNGIIAHEYGHGISTRLTGGPANSSCLGNAEQMGEGWSDWFGLMMTMEPGDAGPNVRGIGTYAVFQPTNGTGIRPAPYTTDMQINDFTYGDISNTTLISSPHGIGFLWCNMLWEMTWQLVNRYGFDPDLINGTGGNNIAMKLVIQGCKLQPCSPGFVDGRNAILDADTLLYGGQYSCLIWEAFAKRGLGLSASQGSTNSRSDGSEAFNTPACAVANFTANTTTVCAGATVTFSDQSAGTPTGWAWTFGDGGTANTANPTHVYNTPGTYNVGLTVTVGASSNTFTRSSYITVVPAPTATATIVNAACGNSNGSLTANATGGAGPYTYAWSNGGNTSVISNLAPGTYTVTTTNAAGCTGTNTFTVNNLPGPTATISGTTPTACGAFTGTATAVGTGGTGNLSYAWSNGGTTASITGLAAGSYTVTVTDQNGCTSTAVGTVSNSTGPTASISSTQHTTCGLNNGAATASATGGTGNLNYVWSNGATTAGVSNLAAGTYTVSVTDQSNCLAVQTVTINASTSPVAAIASQNDASCGQNNGAVTASATSGTGNYTYLWSNGATTAALTGLGAGTFTVTVTDQSGCTSTTSATLQAFTQPVPNAVATNSTCYNQHDGSCIANPTGGNPPYTYSWSTGGVNNQIIGLIPGLYFVTVTDANGCSATSFAVVNEPAELIATTNVTNESSPGANDGSATVVPSGGNPPYTYAWSSGGTTDTETGLTAGTYTVTITDGSGCTLVTSIDITTGVGVTGNVSGYEIGLWPNPNTGSFYLSISLPAIQDVDLRLYNALGQIVEQRRLEDAYRTRIFFEGVNLADGVYQLQISSNDFRAVKKVVVARN; encoded by the coding sequence ATGCTTATTAGAAATACGTTTGCGACTCGGTTTGCGCTCGCGTTGATGCTGGGAATGGTTTTGGGAGTGGGTACGACCATGGCTCAAGACTACTCGGCTGCCGCGATGACTTATTTTCAAAACAATTCGGAGAAATACGGACTCTCCCGCAAAGATCTCTCCGAATTGATCGTCACCGACGTGACTCCCTCTGAAGGTGGCACGATCCAACACGTGTACTTGCGGCAAGGCGTGCAAGGCATCGGCATTTACGGCGCCGAATTGTCCGCCACTTTTGTCCCCGGCGGGAAAGTCGTGAGCCCTTGGGCGCATGGTGTGGCAGGGGCGCATTCGAAGGTCAATGCCAGCGTACCCTCTTTGAATCAACGGGATGCCATCGCTGCGGCTGCGCGTCATTTGGGCTTGCAAGCACCCGAAGGTTTGGCAGAATTGCTGCGCCTCAATACCGCTGATTTGGCCATCCGTTTTAATGGAGCCAATGTCAGTCAGGAGGAAATCCCCGTTCGGCTAGTTTATTTTCAGTCGGATGCGCAGACCCTTCGTCTTGCCTGGGATTTGAACATTCTTCCCCATGGCAAAGGAGACCATTGGTGGAGCCTTAAAATCGACGCTGTGAATGGTGACCTCCTCGAAAAATATGACTGGACGGCCCATTGCAAATTCGATGGTGGACCCGTCAGCTATTCCAAGCATAGCCATGCGGAAAGCTGTGATGAACCTGCATTCGCCCCCTTCCTTCCTCCCCTTCCGAATTCGTACAACGTCTTCAAGGAGCCCATCGAAAGCCCGAGCCATGGTGTGCGCACCAATGTGACTGCACCTTGGAACTTGACCTATTCGCCTTATGGATGGCATGACACCAACGGCGCGAATGGCAATGAATACACCATTACCCGTGGCAACAACGTCTGGGCCATGGAAGACGCCAATGGCAATGACGGAACGGGAACCTCTCCCGACGGCGGACCGACCCTCAGCTTTGACTTCCCCTTGAACTTCAATGGGCAGCCGAGTACCTATCAGTCTGCGGCTGTGACCAACCTGTTTTACTGGAACAATAAAATTCACGACGTCTGGGCAAAATATGGCTTTGACGCTCCTGGAGGCAATTTTCAGCAGAACAACTATGGCCAAGGCGGCACAGGCAACGACTACGTGATTGCGGATGCGCAAGACGGCGGCGGCATGGACAATGCCAACTTCGCAACGCCCGCCGAAGGCACCCGTCCACGGATGCAAATGTACCTCTGGACCGGTCAGCAGACCGTCAACTTCCTCGTCAACAGTCCGCCGGTGATCGCAGGCAGCTACAATGCCGTACCCGCGCAATTTGGTCCTACCCCGCCCGTGATTCCGCTTACGCGTGACCTCGTGCTCGTGAGCGATGGCACATCCAATGCCAGTCTCGGCTGCAATGCCTTGACCAATGGCGGCGCCCTCAACAACAAAATCGCCTTGATCGACCGCGGTACTTGCACCTTCGTTCAAAAGGTACAAAATGCACAAAATGCCGGTGCAGTTGCTTGCGTCGTCTGCAACAACGTGGCCGGTTCGCCGATCGTCATGGGTGGCACTTCGACAACGATCAACATTCCCTCTGTCATGATCTCCCTGGCGGATTGCAACTTGTTGAAAGCCCAATTGGCCGCACCCTGTAATGTGACCCTGAGCAGCCCCGGCGTGGCCTACAACCGCGATGGCGACTTTGACAACGGCATCATCGCCCACGAATATGGCCACGGCATCAGCACCCGCCTCACAGGTGGCCCTGCCAACAGCAGCTGCCTCGGCAACGCCGAACAAATGGGCGAGGGTTGGAGTGATTGGTTTGGATTGATGATGACCATGGAGCCCGGCGATGCAGGACCCAACGTGCGTGGCATCGGAACCTATGCCGTTTTCCAACCGACCAACGGCACGGGCATCCGTCCGGCGCCCTACACGACAGATATGCAAATCAATGACTTCACGTATGGCGACATCAGCAATACGACGTTGATTTCGTCCCCGCATGGCATCGGCTTTCTATGGTGCAATATGCTTTGGGAAATGACCTGGCAATTGGTGAACCGCTACGGATTTGATCCGGATTTGATCAATGGCACGGGCGGCAACAACATTGCAATGAAATTGGTGATCCAAGGCTGTAAGCTGCAACCCTGCAGCCCCGGCTTTGTGGATGGCCGCAACGCCATTCTGGATGCCGATACACTATTGTATGGCGGTCAGTACAGTTGCTTGATTTGGGAAGCCTTTGCGAAACGTGGATTGGGCCTGAGTGCGAGCCAAGGCAGCACCAACAGCCGCAGCGACGGTTCGGAGGCATTTAATACCCCTGCTTGCGCTGTGGCCAATTTCACTGCCAATACGACCACCGTTTGCGCCGGAGCGACGGTCACTTTCTCTGACCAAAGCGCTGGAACACCCACGGGCTGGGCTTGGACCTTCGGTGATGGTGGCACTGCCAATACCGCCAATCCGACGCACGTGTACAACACGCCCGGCACATACAATGTCGGCTTGACGGTCACGGTGGGCGCTTCTTCGAACACCTTTACGCGCAGCAGCTACATCACCGTGGTTCCTGCGCCGACAGCGACGGCGACCATCGTGAATGCAGCCTGCGGAAACAGCAACGGTTCGCTGACAGCCAACGCTACCGGCGGCGCGGGGCCCTATACATACGCTTGGAGCAACGGCGGCAACACATCCGTCATCAGCAACCTCGCGCCCGGCACCTACACGGTGACCACCACCAATGCTGCTGGCTGCACGGGCACCAACACGTTTACGGTCAACAATTTGCCTGGCCCAACCGCAACCATCAGCGGTACGACGCCAACGGCTTGCGGAGCTTTTACGGGCACGGCAACGGCAGTTGGCACAGGTGGCACAGGCAACCTGAGCTATGCTTGGAGCAATGGCGGCACGACAGCTTCCATCACCGGCTTGGCAGCAGGTTCTTACACGGTGACGGTGACCGACCAAAATGGCTGCACAAGCACCGCTGTCGGCACCGTGAGCAATTCGACGGGACCTACGGCCTCCATTTCTTCGACACAGCACACGACTTGCGGACTCAACAACGGTGCGGCCACGGCAAGCGCCACGGGCGGAACCGGCAACTTGAATTATGTCTGGAGCAATGGCGCAACCACCGCCGGCGTTTCCAATTTGGCAGCCGGCACTTACACGGTCAGCGTGACCGACCAATCGAACTGCCTCGCGGTTCAGACGGTGACGATCAACGCCTCGACTTCACCGGTAGCTGCGATTGCCAGCCAAAACGATGCAAGCTGCGGTCAGAACAATGGCGCTGTCACCGCATCCGCGACAAGTGGTACCGGCAATTACACGTATCTCTGGAGCAACGGTGCGACCACCGCAGCCCTTACAGGTTTGGGCGCAGGCACGTTTACGGTAACGGTAACCGATCAATCGGGATGTACAAGCACCACAAGCGCGACCTTGCAGGCATTCACCCAACCCGTTCCCAATGCCGTCGCAACCAATAGCACCTGCTACAATCAGCATGACGGTTCTTGCATTGCCAATCCGACGGGCGGCAATCCACCTTATACCTACAGTTGGAGCACGGGCGGCGTGAACAATCAGATCATCGGCTTGATTCCCGGTCTGTACTTCGTGACCGTCACGGACGCCAACGGTTGCTCGGCGACAAGTTTTGCGGTGGTCAATGAACCCGCCGAATTGATCGCGACCACCAACGTTACCAACGAAAGCAGCCCCGGCGCCAACGACGGTTCGGCAACCGTGGTCCCAAGCGGTGGCAATCCACCCTACACGTATGCTTGGAGTTCGGGTGGCACGACCGATACCGAAACCGGCTTGACGGCAGGCACTTACACGGTCACCATCACCGATGGCAGCGGATGTACGTTGGTCACCTCGATCGACATCACCACGGGCGTCGGCGTAACCGGGAATGTCTCGGGCTACGAAATCGGCTTGTGGCCCAATCCGAATACGGGAAGCTTCTACTTGTCGATCAGCCTGCCGGCCATTCAGGATGTGGACTTGCGCCTCTACAACGCCCTCGGCCAAATCGTCGAGCAACGCCGCTTGGAGGACGCCTACCGGACAAGGATCTTCTTTGAAGGGGTCAACCTTGCAGATGGCGTGTACCAACTGCAGATCAGCAGCAATGATTTCAGGGCTGTGAAGAAGGTTGTGGTGGCACGGAATTGA
- a CDS encoding ADP-ribosylglycohydrolase family protein, translating to MKADTYRLDRAARALLGIAIGDAFGESFFGDAEMVAAHLAARTVPPTSWEFTDDTVMALAVYEELEAHGRIDQDHLAAKFARNYALDNRRGYGGTAHKVLREIGEGRPWQEVSASVFDGMGSMGNGAAMRVGPLDSVFRRPA from the coding sequence GTGAAGGCCGACACATATCGATTGGACCGCGCCGCGCGGGCGCTGCTGGGAATTGCCATCGGGGATGCATTCGGAGAGAGCTTCTTTGGTGACGCCGAAATGGTGGCTGCGCATCTCGCGGCCCGTACCGTCCCTCCTACTTCCTGGGAATTTACCGACGATACGGTGATGGCCTTGGCGGTTTATGAGGAGTTGGAAGCACACGGGCGCATCGACCAAGACCATTTGGCAGCAAAATTTGCGCGAAACTATGCCTTGGACAACCGCCGTGGCTATGGCGGAACAGCCCACAAGGTCCTGCGCGAAATCGGAGAAGGCAGGCCTTGGCAGGAAGTCTCCGCGTCCGTATTTGATGGCATGGGTTCGATGGGAAACGGCGCTGCGATGCGGGTCGGACCGCTGGACAGTGTCTTCCGGCGCCCTGCTTGA